The following are encoded in a window of Impatiens glandulifera chromosome 5, dImpGla2.1, whole genome shotgun sequence genomic DNA:
- the LOC124939118 gene encoding histone deacetylase HDT1-like, protein MENLPSGAFGREKYKSGASNTGRTGQEIKEGASPVAIKNLSNSKLKPDVDIHAGLGKSSLNKTRQSEYNSCGQSRLREIFLIQDNFIQLLDEDDDEEDEELVPTLIPDVVNAAKPIVTKAKTVAKPKTSSKQKVTIVDPKKDSSDDSIRIWRVILMTQMMMKMTLMMKRKPNSQEAHVATPHPVKQAGKTQAGKGQQSPKSDAKITYKSCTNTFTSDSALQSHARAKHDAK, encoded by the exons ATGGAGAATCTCCCGTCTGGAGCGTTTGGACGAGAAAAGTACAAGTCTGGAGCCTCTAATACTGGGAGAACAGGTCAGGAAATCAAGGAGGGTGCCTCTCCAGTTGCAATCAAGAACCTCTCCAATTCCAAACTTAAACCGGATGTAG ATATTCACGCAGGCTTAGGGAAATCTTCCTTAAACAAGACAAGACAATCTGAA TACAATTCTTGTGGTCAAAGCAGGCTTAGAGAGATcttccttatacaagacaattTTATCCAATTGttagatgaagatgatgatgaggaagatgaagaaCTTGTGCCAACACTCATTCCTGATGTTG TAAACGCTGCAAAACCCATTGTAACCAAGGCTAAAACTGTTGCCAAGCCTAAAACATCTTCCAAGCAAAAGGTGACCATTGTTGATCCAAAAAAGGATAGCTCTGATGACTCTATAAG GATATGGAGGGTGATTCTGATGACtcaaatgatgatgaagatgactCTAATGATGAAGAGGAAACCTAACTCCCAAGAAG CTCATGTAGCTACTCCTCATCCCGTAAAGCAAGCGGGAAAAACTCAAGCAGGAAAAGGACAACAAAGCCCAAAATCTGATGCCAAAATCACTTACAAATCCTGCACCAA TACATTCACCTCCGACAGTGCTCTTCAATCTCATGCCCGGGCAAAGCATGACGCCAAGtag